A genome region from Hoplias malabaricus isolate fHopMal1 chromosome 8, fHopMal1.hap1, whole genome shotgun sequence includes the following:
- the LOC136705866 gene encoding cystatin-like has protein sequence MFVKMVVMILALSLATVNSYIAGGVIDADINAPEVQEALQFAIAEYNRVTNSMWVSQVSKVIQVQQQVVSGIKYIFNVEMARTSCKKGEEPMEACEVHSDPNIAQVDVCRLVVWSQPWLNSNKLVENTCGL, from the exons ATGTTTGTGAAGATGGTGGTCATGATATTGGCTCTCTCCTTAGCCACAGTGAACTCTTATATTGCTGGAGGAGTGATTGATGCAGATATAAATGCCCCAGAAGTTCAGGAGGCTTTGCAGTTTGCCATCGCTGAGTACAACAGGGTCACCAATTCCATGTGGGTCAGCCAAGTGTCCAAGGTCATCCAAGTCCAGCAACAG GTTGTTTCTGGAATAAAGTACATCTTTAACGTGGAGATGGCCAGGACGTCCTGCAAAAAGGGGGAGGAGCCCATGGAGGCATGTGAAGTCCATTCAGACCCTAATATCGCACAA GTCGACGTGTGCAGGCTCGTTGTCTGGTCCCAGCCCTGGTTAAATAGCAATAAACTTGTGGAGAACACTTGTGGCCTGTAG